The sequence GGTATTGGGGTTTTTAGACGATGTGGTAAAGATATTTGGTGAGGGTAGAAGAGGAGTTAGGCCTTTAGGAATAGCCTATGGATTGACTAGATTTCAAAAATTTGTTTTGCAGTGGATATTGGCGGGCATAGTTTCTTTCTTTCTTTATTTTAAGATGGGAATTAGCATAATTCATATACCATTTGTTTCTATGACTTTGAATTTAGGTTTTTGGTATGTTCCTTTTGCCGCTTTTTTGATTGTTCTTTTCTCAAATGCCTATAACATTACAGATGGGCTTGATGGTTTGGCGGCTGGTCTTTTGGTTATTTCTTTGGGAGTTTTTGCAGTTATTGCTAGTGGAAATTTAGATGCACCTCTATCTGTCTTTATTGCTTTGTGGATAGGTTCTCTGATTGCCTTTTTATATTTTAATGTCTGGCCCGCAAGGATCTTTCTTGGTGACTCTGGAGCTCTTTCTTTTGGGGCTACTTTGGCTGTAATTGGTCTTCTAACAGGGTCGGTATTTGCTCTCTTTTTGGTTGGAGCAATTTATTTATTGGAAACTATTTCTTCTGCAATCCAAATCTTTGGTTGGAAGTTCTTGAAAAGACCGATTTTTCTTATCGCTCCAGCGCATCACATTTTTTTGGCTAAAGGTTGGGAGGAACCAAAGATTGTTACAAGAGCTTGGCTTGCTGGTTTGATACTTGCGGTTTTTGCTCTTTGGCTTTCTACAATCTAATTTTTCCTTCTCATGGTTATTAAAAGAATAAAAAATAATTTTGACTGGCAGTTTCTAGTTATTGTTTTAATATTGACTTTTTTAGGTTTAGTTTTTATTGCTGATGCTTCAGCTCCTCAAGCCTTGAAATTTTTTGGTGATAGATTTTATTTTGTTAAACAGCAGGTAGTTTGGGCTTTGTTTGGGTTTGTTTTTCTTTTGTTGTTTTCTAATATTAATTATAAGATTTGGTCAAAGCTTTCAGTTTTTATTTTTGCTTTTAGTATTTTTCTTTTGATTTTAGTGATTACACCCTGGTTTGGTTTTAAGGCATTAGGTGCCAGTAGGCGAATTGTCCTTGGCTCTTTTGGGTTTCAGCCTTCAGAGTTGGTAAAATTCAGTTTAGTGCTTTATTTTGCTAAGCTAGCAGAGTCAAGAAAAGGTTTTTTTGCTTATATATTGCCCTTATTTATTGTGTGTTTTTTGATAATGCTTCAGCCTGATTTGGGGACAACATTAGTAGTTGCTGCAATTGGTACGGCTCAAATATTTGTTGCTGGTGTGAGTGCTGTTAAATTTTTGGGTTTGTTAATCTTATCTTCTTTTTTGGGTTTTGCCTTAATTTGGTTTTCTGATTATCGTCGAGATCGTCTTCTGACTTTTTTAAAGCAAGTAACAGATCCTCTTGGAAAGTCTTATCATATCAGCCAAATTTTAATTTCTTTAGGTTTAGGAGGTTTTTGGGGAGTCGGATTGGGTGAATCAAGGCAAAAGTATCTCTTTTTACCTGAGGCAGCAACCGACTCTATTTTTGCAATAATAGCTGAAGAGATAGGGTTTGTTGGTAGCGTTGTTTTGATAGGTCTTTTTCTTTATTTAATCTATCGAGGTTTTAAGATTGCAGTCTTGTCTTCTGATATTTTTGCTAAGATGACAGCTTTTGGTTTTACGGTCTGGATAGCCTCTCAAGCTTTTCTCAATTTAGCCTCAATGACATCCTTAACACCTTTGACTGGTATTCCTTTACCGTTTATATCTTATGGGGGCTCATCTTTAATAATGATTTTAATGTCAGCAGGTATAGTTCTGAATATTTCTAAATATCAGAATTTGGATTTATCAAGAATGGTGGGTCGTAAATTAATTAGAAAGAAAAACAAAAAATGAGAAAAGTTCTTTTAACTGGTGGCCATGCAGCTACAACAGCTATAGCAGTTGTGGAGGAGATTATCAGGCGGTATCAAAACCAGCCGGTTGAGATTTATTGGATAGGGGTTAAGAATGCTTTTGAGGGTAAGGATGTACCAACTCTTGAGTCGGTGCATTTTTCAAAATTAGGGATAAAAACTCATTTTATTTTAACTGGCAGGTTGCAAAGGAGGTTTGGTCTTTGGACGATTCCTTCTTTAATTAAAATCCCCTTTGGTTTTTTGCAATCTCTTTTACTGCTGATCAAAATTAGACCAGATGTTATTGTATCTTTTGGTGGTTTTGCTGCATTTCCGGTGGTTTTGATGGGCAAGATTTTAGGAATCCCGTCTATTCTTCATGAACAGACAGCAGCAGCAGGCAGAGCTAATCTTTTTTCAGCTCCTTTTGTTAAGAAAATTGCTTTAGCAAGAAAGGAAAGTCTTAAATATTTTGATTCAAATAAATCTGTAGTAGTTGGTAATCCGGTGATGACACAAATTTTTGAAGTTTACCCAAAGGAGAAAATTTCGAGTCCACCAGTAATTTATATTACTGGTGGTTCTAGGGGTTCAAACGCCATTAATGAAAATGTTTTACCCATCTTAGAAGAGCTTTTACAAAAATTTTATCTTATACATCAAACGGGATTGATTGATTATCCTCGGCTTAAAAGGATTAGAGATAAACTTCCTAGAAATTTGCAGTCAAGGTATGAAGTTTATTCTGTTATTGATCCAATGCAGGTAGATGGTGTTTACAGAAGAGCTGACATAGTTATTGCTCGTGCTGGTGCAAATACAGTGGCTGAGATTATGGTTGTTAAAAGGCCCTCGATTCTTATTCCAATACCATTTTCCTATCTTGATGAGCAGACTAAAAATGCTCTTTTAGCCAAGGATTTTGGAATAGCGAAAATCTTAAAACAAGATAATCTTTCTCCTCAGAAGCTTATCGAGGAGATAGAAGATATTTATTCTAATTGGGAGACTTATGTAAAAAGAAGTCTAGAAAAGGATAGCCCTGATTTAAAAGCAAGTAGCAATTTTGTTGATTTTATAGAAAAAGTATGCAATGAGTAAAAGGAAATTAGCTTATATATTTTTGACTATTCTTTTGTTGTCTATTTTTATTTTTCCTTATTTTCTGAAGGTACGTTCCGTTTCCTGTATTACTGAGGATGGCAACTGCTCTATGGAAATACTGGCAAATCTTGAGCAAGTTAAAGGTGATAGTTATTTTCAAGCGAAAAAAAAGGCAATTTCATTTCTTTCCAAAAATCCTCTTGTGACTAGTTATAAGATTTATTTTAGTTTTCCAGATATATTTTTAGTTAAGGTTGGTTTAGTAAAAGTTAATTATATCTTAAAGAATTCTAAGATTGGCTCATTTTATCTTATTAATAGTTTTGGTGAGGTTTTAGCTGAAAAAGGCGATATTGATAAAAGATCTTTTGTTGAAAGCGAACTTTACGATCTTAAAATAGGTCAAAAAGTTGAAGATAAAGTCTTAACGGCAGTATCGGTATTTTCTTATCTTGATTATTTGTATAAAATTGATTATTCGAGACTTTTTGAAGATAGGCTAGAGGTTAAATTAAATAATGGCCCGGTTTTGATTTTGCCGGTGGAAGGGAAAGATGAAAGACTTGTGGCTGGCTCGGTTAGGTTTTTAGTTAATCAGCTTGAGAATAATTATGAAAAGTTTAGGCTTGATAAGTCTTATGATAATATTACAATAGATTTAAGATATAAAAATCCTATTTTGAAATAAAATGGCAAAGTCAAGAATAATTTCAGCTTTAGATTTGGGATCAAGCAAAATCACAACCATTATTGCTCAGGTAGATTTTTCTCAAGATATTTATGAAAGTGGCATTGGGGTGGTTGGGGTTTCATCAGTTGACTCTAAAGGTATAAGAAAGGGTCAAATTATAAATATCGAGGAGGCGGTAGAATCGATAATCGAAAGTGTTGAGTCAGCGGAAAGAATGGCTGGTTACAATTTAAGTTCTGCTTATGTGGCTTTAGGTGGCGCGAGTATTTCTTCTCAGAATTCTCATGGGGTGGTTGCTATTTCTGATGCTGATGGTGAGATAAACGATTTGGATATAGAGCGGGTTATTGATGCGGCTTCAGCTATTTCCTTACCTGTATCAAGGGAGATTATACATGTCATACCCAGAGAATTTACTGTTGACGGGGAAGGGGGGGTGAAAGATCCTATTGGGATGAGTGGGGTTAGGCTTGAAGTTGATACACATGTAATTACTGCCTCAACAGCTTCGGTTAGAAATCTCAAGAAAGCTGTTGAAGAAGCTGGGGTGGGAATATCAGAAATAGTTTTTAGTGGTTTGGCGGCATCAGAAGCAGTAGCTACAAATACAGAAAAAGAACTAGGTTGCGTTGTGGTGGATATAGGGGGAGGAACTACTTCAATATGTGTTTTTGTGGATAATGCTTTGGCTTATTCGGGGGTTATACCCATTGGGGCAAAGAATGTTACTAACGACTTAGCTATAGGTTTAAGAATTTCTCTTGAATCAGCTGAGAGGATAAAGTTGCTTCTTTCGTCTTATGAGAAGAAAAAAGACAAGACGGAAGAGGTGTCTTTAACAGATAACTTAGATTTGAGCAAAGAGAATCTTGAGATTAAGAAAGTTTCGAGGAAGACTTTAGTGGAAGGTATTATAAGACCGCGTCTTAATGAGATATTTAGTATGGTTAGGCTTGAGCTTGATAAATACGGTCTTTTAGGAAAGACTCCTTCAGGAATCATTGTTACTGGTGGAGGAGCAGAAACGGTGGGGATAATTGAAAGTGCTAGAAGAATTTTGTCATTACCAGCAAGGATTGGTGTTCCCACAGGGGTAAGTGGTCTGGTTGATGATATTCTGTCTCCTGCCTATGCCGTTCCTGTTGGGCTTATAATTTATGCTTCAAAACAGGGTGAAGAAGAGGGTATGCCATTGACAAAATTAGGTAAAAAAATTAAATTACCAGTAAAGGGATCTTTTAGCAAGATTATTGAATCAATTAGAAATCTTCTGCCCTAAAGAGAGGCAGTTGTGTTTATCTGTCCTCTATTATACAATCTGCCTATAATAATTTTATGGCTCTAGTTAAACCAGATGAAGCAAGAATAGCAAAGATAAAAGTAGTTGGAGTTGGTGGTGGTGGTGGCAATGCTGTATCTTCGATGGCAGAGGAAAATTTAATAAAAGGAGTTGAATTTATAGTTGTTAATACTGATGCTCAAGTTTTACTCCAAAATAAAGCTCCTACAAAAATTCAAATAGGTGAGAAATTGACCAAAGGCTTGGGAGTTGGGGGAAATCCTGAAATTGGAAGGCAAGCAGCTGAAGAGTCTATAGAGAAAATAAAAGAGCTTTTGATTGATACAGATATGGTTTTTGTAACTGCAGGTATGGGGGGAGGAACAGGAACAGGAGCTTCTCCAATTATTGCCAGGGCAGCTCGTGAAGCAGGAGCACTAACGGTAGGTGTAGTTACAAAGCCCTTTGCTTTTGAGGGAACAAGAAGAGGAGTGATTGCTGAAGAAGGGATAGAAAAGTTGCGTCAAGAGGTTGATACTTTGATTGTTATCCCCAACCAGCGTCTCATGGATGTTATTGATAAAAAGATGACTTTGGTTGAAGCATTCAAACTAGCCGATTCTGTTTTGTCTCAAGCTGTTGGAGGAATTGCTGATATTATTACTACACCAGGACTTATTAATGTCGATTTTGCTGATGTTAAAACGATTATGAAGGACGCGGGAACAGCACTTTTGGGAATTGGTACTGGAGTTGGGGAAAACAGAGCTCAGATGGCGGCTCGCGCAGCTATTTCTTCCCCACTTTTGGATCTTTCAATAGAAGGAGCAAGAGGGGTGCTTTTCAACATTGCGGGTGGCAATGATTTAACAATGTTTGAGGTTAATGAAGCAGCAAAAATTATTTCCCAATCGGCTGATGCAGATGCAAATATTATCTTTGGTGCAGTTATCAAGAACGACCTCAACGATCAGGTTAAAATTACTGTTATAGCCACTGGTTTTGATGAGACTCAATCAAGACTTGCCTCTTTCTCAAAAGTTGGCAATGAGACAAGGGTAGAAGGAATAATTAGTGATACTATCAACAAAGCAGGAAAATCCGAAGCTGAAGATGAAGAAGAGAGTAGAGAGGTTGTTGATACTGGCGATGAAGACTCAGATGTTTTTGGCCAGAAATTCGAAATACCAGCTTTCTTGAGGAAGATTCATTAGTTTAAATTTATCTTCTTTTTTGCCGTTTATGGTAGTAAAATATTTTAAATTATGAAGAATAAATTTTATTTTAACCCCATAAGTCCGAAGGTTTCTTTTCAGGAGATAGAAAGGAAGATGTTTGATTATTGGAAAGAGAATGATGTTGAAAAAAAATATCTAAAGAAGAATAAAAATTCTAATAGGTATTTCTCCTTTTTAGATGGTCCGATTACTGCTAACAACCCAATGGGTGTTCATCATGCTTGGGGTAGAACTTATAAAGATCTTTGGCAAAGATTTAAAAACATGCAAGGCTTCAAACAAAGGTTTCAAAATGGATTTGATTGCCAGGGTTTGTGGGTTGAAGTGGAGGTTGAGAAAGAATTGGGTTTTAAGACGAAAAAAGATATAGAAAAATATGGGGTTGATAAATTCGTAGAAAAATGCAAGGAAAGAGTTCTCAAGTTTGCCAAGATTCAAACAGAACAATCCAAAAGGCTTGGTTATTTTATGGATTGGGACAATTCTTATTACACAATGAGCGAGGAAAATAACTATATGATTTGGTATTTCCTGAAGGTTTGTCATGAGAATGGATGGATATATAAAGGCAATGATTCGGTGCCTTGGTGTCCAAGATGCGAGACAGCTATATCACAGCATGAGATCTTGACTGAGGATTATAAAGAATTAACTCATACTTCCATTGTTTTGAAATTCCCCATTGTTGGTCGAGAAAATGAATATCTCTTGGTTTGGACTACTACTCCTTGGACTATTCCTGCTAATGTAGCAGTGGCCGTTGATAAGGATTTGGAATACGCAATGATAGAAGATAGAGGTAGTTATTATTGGTTGGCTAAGGATTGTGTAAAGAGAATTTTCAAGGAAGACAGAAAGCCTTTAAAATTTGTTCGCGGTGAAAAGCTTTTAGGGCTTAAATATAGAACTGCTTTTGATGATTTACCCGCAGTTAAAGAAGTTTCTTCTCACCCCAATTTTCATACGGTTGTGGCTACAGACGATAGAATAATGCCCATTACTGTTGAAGAGGGAACTGGACTTGTTCACACAGCAGTTAGCGCCGGAACAGAGGATTATAGATTGGGGCAGAAAATTAATTTACCGATGATACCTGTTATTAATGACGATGCAAGTTATAAAGAAAATTTAGGTTTCTTGGCAGGATTAAATGCCAAGAAAGATCCAAATATAATCTTTGACTACCTTGATAAAAGAGAGAAAGAATATGGGGAAAATTGGGTCTTTGATAAATTTGAATATAAGCATAGATATCCAGTTTGTTGGCGTTGCAAAGAAGAGCTAGTTTGGAAGGTGACCGATGAATGGTATATTGCTATGGATAGACCTACGAAGGTAGGGAAGAGCAAAGGCCTAACTTTAAGACAAAGATTGATGAAAACGGCTAAAAAGATAAATTGGATACCTTCTTTTGGACTTAAAAGAGAAATCGACTGGCTTGAAAATATGCAGGATTGGCTTATTAGCAAGAAAAATCGTTATTGGGGTTTAGCTTTGCCGATCTGGGAATGTGATAAATGTGGTAATTTTGAGGTTATTGGATCAAAGGAAGAGCTAAAAGAAAGAGCTGTTTCCGGCTGGGAGAAATTTGAGGGTAAGACACCACATAAACCTCAGATTGATTTTGTTAAGATAAGGTGCTCTAAATGTGGAACTATAATCTCCAGAATTGAGCCAGTTGGAAACCCATGGCTTGACGCTGGTATAGTCTCTTTCTCTACAATTAGTAAGGATAATAAATCTAAACCTTTGTACCTGGTTGATAAAAAGGAATGGAGAAAATGGTTTCCTTCAGATTTTATCACTGAGAGCTTCCCTGGTCAGTTTAAGAATTGGTTTTATTCACTTATTGCTATGAGCACGGTGTTGGAAGATGAAAATCCGACAAAGACTATCTTGGGTTTTGCCACTCTTTTGGCGGAAGATGGGAGGCCGATGCATAAATCTTGGGGAAACTTTATAGAGTTTAATGAGGGTGCTGAAAAAATAGGTGTTGATGTGATGCGTTGGATATATGTTCGTCAAAATGTTTCTGAAAACTTGCTTTTTGGTTACAAACTTGCCGATGAGACAAGAAGAAGATTTCATCTTAAACTTTGGAATATTTACAATTTCTTTGTTACTTATGCAAATATTGACGGATGGACACCTGATGAGAATATTAAAAATACAAATCTTGATATTTTAGATAGATGGATTTTGCTTCGTTTTAAAGAATTACTGGAAAAAGTGACTTTAAGTCTAGAAAAATATGATGCCAGTCTTGCTAGCGGTTTAATTGAGGATTTTGTTGATGATCTTTCTAATTGGTATATTCGCCGCAGTCGGCAAAGAGTAGGGCCTTGGGCTCAAGACAATCTGTCTAAAGAGGCGTTTTATAAAACTCTTTACTTAATTATGAAGAATTTATCTAAATTGCTTGCACCTTTTACTCCTTTCTTAAGTGATGAAATCTATCAGAATTTAACCAAAGAATTATCGGTACACTTAGCAAGTTGGCCTGATGTTGATTTATCTTTCTTGGAAGATGGCGAGGAGTTAATTACAAAAATGAATTATTTGAGGAATTGTGTTGAAAAGGTTCATAGCAAAAGGAAAGAATTGGGTATTCCAATTCGTCAACCTCTTTTGAAAGCAGAGATTGGGGTGGCTGATAAAAGTTATGAGAAATTGGATAGGGAACTTCTGATGATTGCGGAAGAAGAGCTTAATATAAAGGAGTTGTTGTTTAGATTTTCTAAAGAAGAATACATTAAATTGGATACTAAAATTACTCCTCAGTTAGAAGAAGAGGCAAAAACTAGAGAGTTGATAAGAAAAGTCCAAGAGGAGAGGAAGAAGATGAACATATCTTTTACTCAACCATCAGTAATTTTCTCTCCCTGGCAGCCTAAGAATAAAAGCTTGTTGGAAGCGATTCTTAAAAAAACTTATTCTGAAAAAATAATTAACAGCGATAGATTTGAGGTGAAAACTCTAAATGAAAAGTAGTTTTTTGAAAGATCTTGATCCGGTTATTACAATTTCTATATCTTTATTGGTTTTTTTAAGTGTTTTAACTCTAAATTCTATTGCCCCCAATCTTTTTCCTGTTTATTATTTTTATATTCTTTTGGGAGTAATTTTGTTTTTTTTATTTTCTAGGATAGACTATGAAATAATTTCTTTTTTTTCCCCCTATATTTATTGGTTTTCTATTTTTATTTTGTTTTTGGTTCTTTTGGTGGGAAACGTAACAAGGGGAGCAGTGCGTTGGATACCTTTGGGCTCGTTTACTATTCAGCCAGCTGAGATCGTTAGACCGTTTCTAATAGTTTTTTGGTCTTATTATTTGACACAAAAATTGACTTTGAATAGGCTTTTTAAGGCTATTTTCCTTTTTTTACTTCCTATTTTTTTGATTGTAATACAGCCTTCATTGGGTGTATCAATTTTAACAGCCATTTCTTTTATAGGAGTGTTTTTATCTTTGCCCTTTGATAAAAAGAAATTGTTTTTTCCAATGATTTTGATGTTAATTATTATTCCATTTTCTTATTTATTTTTGGCTCCTTATCAAAAGCAGAGAATTCAGACATTTTTGAACCCTTCTAGAGATCCATTTGGAGCTGGTTATAACAGTATCCAATCTATGATGGCTGTTGGGTCGGGTATGATTTTTGGACGAGGTCTAGGCAAGGGTGTGCAGACGCAACTTCAATTTTTACCAGAGAGACACACAGATTTTGTTTTTGCAGCTATATCTGAAGAAATGGGTTTTATCGGATCTTTCTTGGTTTTAGCATTATTTCTTGTTGTTTTTATTAGACTGTTGAATTTGATGTCTAAGGTAAAGTTGGCTTCTGCTTTCGCTTTTTTGTCGGGCTTGTTTGTTACACTTTTAGTTCAGGTTTTTGTTAATGTTGGTATGAATATGGGATTGATGCCAGTTACAGGAATTACATTGCCTTTTGTTTCTTCAGGCGGCTCTTCGTTTCTGGCTTTAATGACAGCGTTTGGGATTGTTACAAGTATTTACAGGAAGTTGTGACACTTGTTTTTATATGTTTTAGAGTTTAAAATATCCATTGCAATGAAAAGAGTAGTAATTAGGATAAAAGGCAGACAATATGAAGTAGTTGAAGGGGAAGAGCTTTTGATTGATAGAACCATTGAAAAAAAATTTGAACCGGAAGTTCTTTTGGTTTTTGACGAGGATTTTGTTAAGGTAGGTAAACCTTTGGTTGATAAAGCAAAAGTTGAGCTAGAAGTGTTAGGGGAACTAAAAGGTGAAAAGGTTGAAGTTTTGAAGTATAAAGCCAAATCTCGTTATAGAAGGAAGTATGGCTTCAGGCCTTTGTTTACAAAAGTTTTGGTTAAGTCAATTGAATTGTCTTAATTTCTCCAATCCAGATAAATCAAAGTATATCTAATTATATACTAGTATGTACTCTTGACAGTTGTGAAAAATTTGTTTATATTGTATTTCAGTTATGTCTAAGAAAAAACAAGGGGGTAAGGCAGCCCAACACGTAAGACCTGAGGGAAAAAGGTTGGGAATAAAAGTATCTGATAGCCAGAAAGTAGAAGCTGGTTCTGTTCTCGTTCGTCAGCGAGGGACGAAAATAAAAGCGGGGAAAGGAGTAAAAGTAGGTAGAGATCACACTTTGTACGCTATTGAATCAGGAAGGGTTAAGTTTAGGAATGTAGAAGGCAAAAAGGAGGTTTATATAACAGAAGCGTAGAATGGCAGAGGAAATAGTACAGCTTGAGGTAAACGAAATTAATCCCAATCCGTTACAGCCTCGTGGTGCAATTACTCCAGAAAGCCTGGTTGACTTAGTTGATTCTATTAAAGAACATGGTGTTCTTGAGCCTTTAGTGGTTGCAAAAACACCAGCAGGATACCAGATTATTGCTGGGGAACGTCGTTGGAGAGCTTCAAAATTAGCAGGATTGACTCATGTTCCTTGTATAATTCGTGAAACTACCCCAAAAGGAATGCTTGAAATGGCTTTGGTTGAAAATGTTCAAAGGGTTGATTTGAATCCAATTGATCGAGCAAAGGGTTTTGAGAGATTGATGAATGAATTTGGATTAACAACCTCAGAAGTTGCTATAAAAGTTGGAAAGTCGGTTTCCTATGTCTCAAATAGCGTAAGACTTTTGAGCCTGCCGGATGCATTAAAAGATGGTCTTTTGTCTGGTTTGATTACTGAAGGTCATGCTAGAGCTTTGGCAGGTATCGAAGACCCTGAGCTCATGATTGAGGCATACAAGATTGTTTTGAAAGAATCAGCATCAGTTAGGAGGGCTGAAGATTTGGCCAGAAAGATGAAACACAAGTTGAATCAAAAGCCGAAGCCAAAGACTGATTTAGCTTCCCTAAGAATAGTTTCAGATGAAATAGACAGAATGCAGGAAGAAATGACACAAGCTTTAAAGAAGTTAGAAAAAAACGAAAGGGAAAATTCTTCTCAAGTAAAATTGGTTCGTTCTAGAAGGGAAACTAGGATTACTTTTATATTTAAAGGTAGCCTTGAAGAGACAGAAGAAAGACTTCAGAAAATTTATAAGAGTGTAATCTCTTAATGTTTTATAAGTTGTAATTTACTTTGGGTACAATTCCAGCTTTTTGTGGTGGCCAGTAAACTAACCAAGCCTTTCCGATAATGTTTTTCTTTGATACAAAACCCCATGCTCTTGAATCAGACGAATATGACCTATTATCTCCCATCACAAAGAAATAATTATCTGGTACTACTACTTCTTTGTTGTTAGGGAGAAAAATTCCACCATTGGTGTAAAGACCAGCTGGTAAATATGTTTCTTCCAGCTTTTGACCGTTTATATAGACAAAACCATCTTTAATCGAAACAGTATCGCCTGGCAAGCCTATTATTCTTTTGATGTAGTCATCCTCTTCGTTTACTGGTGCTTTAAAAACTATGACATCTCCTCTTTGGGGTGGATGAAAACGATAGCTTATTTTATCAGTCAGCAAAAATTCTCCGTCTGGAAAGTTTGGCTGCATAGAATCACCCTTGATCTTATGAGGTTGAAATAGCAAAAGGTATATAAAAAGAAAAATAGAAATAGAGAAAACTATAGTTTGTATAAGGTCAGAAAAGAAAGATGCTAGTTTTTTAACATTTTCCATATGGAATCATTATATTTGTTTCTTTGGCAATACTTCAAGAAGGAAATTGATTATTAGAGTTTGCGATAACATCGTGGTAATTACTTTCTCTTTGACCTAGTGGTGTTACCCTTATGAATTTTGCTTTTTCCCAGAGTTCTTGGATATTTATTGCTCCCAAGTAAGAAAATCCG comes from Patescibacteria group bacterium and encodes:
- the mraY gene encoding phospho-N-acetylmuramoyl-pentapeptide-transferase — encoded protein: MENYLTLFLGLLIFSFVITSILVVPFINLLYKLKLQRRKEAPKKGKVPLFDKLHDIKAGTPIGGGILIILVVFILFAFVFPFSSRMGVYIRSAYNLKSELFVILFTFLSFGVLGFLDDVVKIFGEGRRGVRPLGIAYGLTRFQKFVLQWILAGIVSFFLYFKMGISIIHIPFVSMTLNLGFWYVPFAAFLIVLFSNAYNITDGLDGLAAGLLVISLGVFAVIASGNLDAPLSVFIALWIGSLIAFLYFNVWPARIFLGDSGALSFGATLAVIGLLTGSVFALFLVGAIYLLETISSAIQIFGWKFLKRPIFLIAPAHHIFLAKGWEEPKIVTRAWLAGLILAVFALWLSTI
- a CDS encoding cell division protein FtsZ, producing MALVKPDEARIAKIKVVGVGGGGGNAVSSMAEENLIKGVEFIVVNTDAQVLLQNKAPTKIQIGEKLTKGLGVGGNPEIGRQAAEESIEKIKELLIDTDMVFVTAGMGGGTGTGASPIIARAAREAGALTVGVVTKPFAFEGTRRGVIAEEGIEKLRQEVDTLIVIPNQRLMDVIDKKMTLVEAFKLADSVLSQAVGGIADIITTPGLINVDFADVKTIMKDAGTALLGIGTGVGENRAQMAARAAISSPLLDLSIEGARGVLFNIAGGNDLTMFEVNEAAKIISQSADADANIIFGAVIKNDLNDQVKITVIATGFDETQSRLASFSKVGNETRVEGIISDTINKAGKSEAEDEEESREVVDTGDEDSDVFGQKFEIPAFLRKIH
- the ileS gene encoding isoleucine--tRNA ligase, with translation MKNKFYFNPISPKVSFQEIERKMFDYWKENDVEKKYLKKNKNSNRYFSFLDGPITANNPMGVHHAWGRTYKDLWQRFKNMQGFKQRFQNGFDCQGLWVEVEVEKELGFKTKKDIEKYGVDKFVEKCKERVLKFAKIQTEQSKRLGYFMDWDNSYYTMSEENNYMIWYFLKVCHENGWIYKGNDSVPWCPRCETAISQHEILTEDYKELTHTSIVLKFPIVGRENEYLLVWTTTPWTIPANVAVAVDKDLEYAMIEDRGSYYWLAKDCVKRIFKEDRKPLKFVRGEKLLGLKYRTAFDDLPAVKEVSSHPNFHTVVATDDRIMPITVEEGTGLVHTAVSAGTEDYRLGQKINLPMIPVINDDASYKENLGFLAGLNAKKDPNIIFDYLDKREKEYGENWVFDKFEYKHRYPVCWRCKEELVWKVTDEWYIAMDRPTKVGKSKGLTLRQRLMKTAKKINWIPSFGLKREIDWLENMQDWLISKKNRYWGLALPIWECDKCGNFEVIGSKEELKERAVSGWEKFEGKTPHKPQIDFVKIRCSKCGTIISRIEPVGNPWLDAGIVSFSTISKDNKSKPLYLVDKKEWRKWFPSDFITESFPGQFKNWFYSLIAMSTVLEDENPTKTILGFATLLAEDGRPMHKSWGNFIEFNEGAEKIGVDVMRWIYVRQNVSENLLFGYKLADETRRRFHLKLWNIYNFFVTYANIDGWTPDENIKNTNLDILDRWILLRFKELLEKVTLSLEKYDASLASGLIEDFVDDLSNWYIRRSRQRVGPWAQDNLSKEAFYKTLYLIMKNLSKLLAPFTPFLSDEIYQNLTKELSVHLASWPDVDLSFLEDGEELITKMNYLRNCVEKVHSKRKELGIPIRQPLLKAEIGVADKSYEKLDRELLMIAEEELNIKELLFRFSKEEYIKLDTKITPQLEEEAKTRELIRKVQEERKKMNISFTQPSVIFSPWQPKNKSLLEAILKKTYSEKIINSDRFEVKTLNEK
- the murG gene encoding UDP-N-acetylglucosamine--N-acetylmuramyl-(pentapeptide) pyrophosphoryl-undecaprenol N-acetylglucosamine transferase, whose amino-acid sequence is MRKVLLTGGHAATTAIAVVEEIIRRYQNQPVEIYWIGVKNAFEGKDVPTLESVHFSKLGIKTHFILTGRLQRRFGLWTIPSLIKIPFGFLQSLLLLIKIRPDVIVSFGGFAAFPVVLMGKILGIPSILHEQTAAAGRANLFSAPFVKKIALARKESLKYFDSNKSVVVGNPVMTQIFEVYPKEKISSPPVIYITGGSRGSNAINENVLPILEELLQKFYLIHQTGLIDYPRLKRIRDKLPRNLQSRYEVYSVIDPMQVDGVYRRADIVIARAGANTVAEIMVVKRPSILIPIPFSYLDEQTKNALLAKDFGIAKILKQDNLSPQKLIEEIEDIYSNWETYVKRSLEKDSPDLKASSNFVDFIEKVCNE
- the ftsA gene encoding cell division protein FtsA, which codes for MAKSRIISALDLGSSKITTIIAQVDFSQDIYESGIGVVGVSSVDSKGIRKGQIINIEEAVESIIESVESAERMAGYNLSSAYVALGGASISSQNSHGVVAISDADGEINDLDIERVIDAASAISLPVSREIIHVIPREFTVDGEGGVKDPIGMSGVRLEVDTHVITASTASVRNLKKAVEEAGVGISEIVFSGLAASEAVATNTEKELGCVVVDIGGGTTSICVFVDNALAYSGVIPIGAKNVTNDLAIGLRISLESAERIKLLLSSYEKKKDKTEEVSLTDNLDLSKENLEIKKVSRKTLVEGIIRPRLNEIFSMVRLELDKYGLLGKTPSGIIVTGGGAETVGIIESARRILSLPARIGVPTGVSGLVDDILSPAYAVPVGLIIYASKQGEEEGMPLTKLGKKIKLPVKGSFSKIIESIRNLLP
- the spoVE gene encoding stage V sporulation protein E, whose amino-acid sequence is MVIKRIKNNFDWQFLVIVLILTFLGLVFIADASAPQALKFFGDRFYFVKQQVVWALFGFVFLLLFSNINYKIWSKLSVFIFAFSIFLLILVITPWFGFKALGASRRIVLGSFGFQPSELVKFSLVLYFAKLAESRKGFFAYILPLFIVCFLIMLQPDLGTTLVVAAIGTAQIFVAGVSAVKFLGLLILSSFLGFALIWFSDYRRDRLLTFLKQVTDPLGKSYHISQILISLGLGGFWGVGLGESRQKYLFLPEAATDSIFAIIAEEIGFVGSVVLIGLFLYLIYRGFKIAVLSSDIFAKMTAFGFTVWIASQAFLNLASMTSLTPLTGIPLPFISYGGSSLIMILMSAGIVLNISKYQNLDLSRMVGRKLIRKKNKK